In Caretta caretta isolate rCarCar2 chromosome 20, rCarCar1.hap1, whole genome shotgun sequence, a single window of DNA contains:
- the PCBP2 gene encoding poly(rC)-binding protein 2 isoform X10: MDTGVIEGGLNVTLTIRLLMHGKEVGSIIGKKGESVKKMREESGARINISEGNCPERIITLAGPTNAIFKAFAMIIDKLEEDISSSMTNSTAASRPPVTLRLVVPASQCGSLIGKGGCKIKEIRESTGAQVQVAGDMLPNSTERAITIAGIPQSIIECVKQICVVMLESPPKGVTIPYRPKPSSSPVIFAGGQAYTIQGQYAIPQPDLTKLHQLAMQQSHFPMSHGNTGFSAGLDASAQTTSHELTIPNDLIGCIIGRQGAKINEIRQMSGAQIKIANPVEGSTDRQVTITGSAASISLAQYLINVSLESAKPSSQTASVTIPDHLSINLSQPSTPSSSSSSTTTPSLATAGVSDAPSSLPNPLPTAPCVSSLLGMKPVPLLALNVVSAAKGTSTTSAVPCVTNKLKPEKQRFSPY, translated from the exons ATGGACACCGGTGTTATTGAAGGTGGTTTAAATGTCACACTTACCATTCGACTACTTATGCATGGAAAG GAGGTTGGGAGCATCATTGGGAAG AAAGGAGAATCTGTAAAGAAGATGCGCGAAGAG AGTGGTGCCCGTATTAACATCTCGGAAGGGAACTGCCCAGAACGGATCATCACTCTTGCTGGACCGACCAATGCCATCTTCAAAGCATTTGCTATGATCATTGACAAACTGGAAGAG GACATCAGCAGCTCGATGACCAACAGCACAGCTGCCAGCAGGCCCCCTGTCACCCTGAGGCTTGTGGTACCTGCCAGCCAGTGTGGCTCCCTCATTGGAAAAGGAGGTTGCAAGATCAAGGAGATAAGAGAG AGCACAGGGGCACAGGTCCAGGTGGCAGGAGACATGCTGCCCAACTCGACTGAGAGAGCTATCACCATTGCTGGGATACCACAGTCCATCATCGAGTGCGTCAAACAGATCTGTGTGGTCATGCTGGAG TCTCCCCCGAAGGGTGTTACGATCCCATACCGACCCAAGCCATCCAGCTCTCCGGTCATCTTTGCAGGCGGTCAG GCCTATACCATTCAAGGACAGTATGCCATTCCACAGCCAGAT CTGACCAAGCTGCACCAGTTGGCAATGCAACAGTCACACTTTCCAATGTCTCATGGCAACACTGGATTCAGTG CAGGTTTGGATGCATCTGCTCAAACTACTTCTCATGAACTCACCATTCCAAATGAT TTGATTGGCTGCATCATCGGGCGTCAAGGCGCCAAAATCAATGAGATCCGCCAGATGTCTGGGGCGCAGATCAAAATTGCCAATCCAGTGGAAGGATCTACTGACAGGCAGGTTACCATAACTGGATCTGCAGCCAGCATTAGCCTGGCCCAGTATCTAATTAATGTCAG TTTAGAAAGCGCTAAACCCTCCTCCCAGACAGCCTCCGTCACGATCCCTGATCACCTCAGCATCAACCTCTCTCAACCCTCCaccccttcttcttcttcctcctccaccaccaccccctcgcTTGCGACAGCAGGGGTCTCCGACGCACCCTCCAGCCTCCCCAACCCTCTTCCGACCGCCCCTTGTGTCTCCAGTCTGCTTGGCATGAAACCCGTCCCTCTCCTGGCTCTAAATGTTGTGTCTGCTGCTAAGGGTACCTCCACCACCTCAGCTGTGCCATGTGTTACTAACAAACTGAAACCGGAAAAACAGAGATTCTCTCCTTACTGA
- the PCBP2 gene encoding poly(rC)-binding protein 2 isoform X4 codes for MDTGVIEGGLNVTLTIRLLMHGKEVGSIIGKKGESVKKMREESGARINISEGNCPERIITLAGPTNAIFKAFAMIIDKLEEDISSSMTNSTAASRPPVTLRLVVPASQCGSLIGKGGCKIKEIRESTGAQVQVAGDMLPNSTERAITIAGIPQSIIECVKQICVVMLESPPKGVTIPYRPKPSSSPVIFAGGQDRYSSGSASYPHTAPSMCLNSDLEGPPQEAYTIQGQYAIPQPDLTKLHQLAMQQSHFPMSHGNTGFSGLDASAQTTSHELTIPNDLIGCIIGRQGAKINEIRQMSGAQIKIANPVEGSTDRQVTITGSAASISLAQYLINVSLESAKPSSQTASVTIPDHLSINLSQPSTPSSSSSSTTTPSLATAGVSDAPSSLPNPLPTAPCVSSLLGMKPVPLLALNVVSAAKGTSTTSAVPCVTNKLKPEKQRFSPY; via the exons ATGGACACCGGTGTTATTGAAGGTGGTTTAAATGTCACACTTACCATTCGACTACTTATGCATGGAAAG GAGGTTGGGAGCATCATTGGGAAG AAAGGAGAATCTGTAAAGAAGATGCGCGAAGAG AGTGGTGCCCGTATTAACATCTCGGAAGGGAACTGCCCAGAACGGATCATCACTCTTGCTGGACCGACCAATGCCATCTTCAAAGCATTTGCTATGATCATTGACAAACTGGAAGAG GACATCAGCAGCTCGATGACCAACAGCACAGCTGCCAGCAGGCCCCCTGTCACCCTGAGGCTTGTGGTACCTGCCAGCCAGTGTGGCTCCCTCATTGGAAAAGGAGGTTGCAAGATCAAGGAGATAAGAGAG AGCACAGGGGCACAGGTCCAGGTGGCAGGAGACATGCTGCCCAACTCGACTGAGAGAGCTATCACCATTGCTGGGATACCACAGTCCATCATCGAGTGCGTCAAACAGATCTGTGTGGTCATGCTGGAG TCTCCCCCGAAGGGTGTTACGATCCCATACCGACCCAAGCCATCCAGCTCTCCGGTCATCTTTGCAGGCGGTCAG GACAGGTACAGCAGCGGCAGTGCAAGCTACCCCCACACCGCCCCATCAATGTGCCTCAactctgacctggagggaccaccTCAAGAG GCCTATACCATTCAAGGACAGTATGCCATTCCACAGCCAGAT CTGACCAAGCTGCACCAGTTGGCAATGCAACAGTCACACTTTCCAATGTCTCATGGCAACACTGGATTCAGTG GTTTGGATGCATCTGCTCAAACTACTTCTCATGAACTCACCATTCCAAATGAT TTGATTGGCTGCATCATCGGGCGTCAAGGCGCCAAAATCAATGAGATCCGCCAGATGTCTGGGGCGCAGATCAAAATTGCCAATCCAGTGGAAGGATCTACTGACAGGCAGGTTACCATAACTGGATCTGCAGCCAGCATTAGCCTGGCCCAGTATCTAATTAATGTCAG TTTAGAAAGCGCTAAACCCTCCTCCCAGACAGCCTCCGTCACGATCCCTGATCACCTCAGCATCAACCTCTCTCAACCCTCCaccccttcttcttcttcctcctccaccaccaccccctcgcTTGCGACAGCAGGGGTCTCCGACGCACCCTCCAGCCTCCCCAACCCTCTTCCGACCGCCCCTTGTGTCTCCAGTCTGCTTGGCATGAAACCCGTCCCTCTCCTGGCTCTAAATGTTGTGTCTGCTGCTAAGGGTACCTCCACCACCTCAGCTGTGCCATGTGTTACTAACAAACTGAAACCGGAAAAACAGAGATTCTCTCCTTACTGA
- the PCBP2 gene encoding poly(rC)-binding protein 2 isoform X5 produces MDTGVIEGGLNVTLTIRLLMHGKEVGSIIGKKGESVKKMREESGARINISEGNCPERIITLAGPTNAIFKAFAMIIDKLEEDISSSMTNSTAASRPPVTLRLVVPASQCGSLIGKGGCKIKEIRESTGAQVQVAGDMLPNSTERAITIAGIPQSIIECVKQICVVMLESPPKGVTIPYRPKPSSSPVIFAGGQDRYSSGSASYPHTAPSMCLNSDLEGPPQELTKLHQLAMQQSHFPMSHGNTGFSGIESSSPEVKGYWAGLDASAQTTSHELTIPNDLIGCIIGRQGAKINEIRQMSGAQIKIANPVEGSTDRQVTITGSAASISLAQYLINVSLESAKPSSQTASVTIPDHLSINLSQPSTPSSSSSSTTTPSLATAGVSDAPSSLPNPLPTAPCVSSLLGMKPVPLLALNVVSAAKGTSTTSAVPCVTNKLKPEKQRFSPY; encoded by the exons ATGGACACCGGTGTTATTGAAGGTGGTTTAAATGTCACACTTACCATTCGACTACTTATGCATGGAAAG GAGGTTGGGAGCATCATTGGGAAG AAAGGAGAATCTGTAAAGAAGATGCGCGAAGAG AGTGGTGCCCGTATTAACATCTCGGAAGGGAACTGCCCAGAACGGATCATCACTCTTGCTGGACCGACCAATGCCATCTTCAAAGCATTTGCTATGATCATTGACAAACTGGAAGAG GACATCAGCAGCTCGATGACCAACAGCACAGCTGCCAGCAGGCCCCCTGTCACCCTGAGGCTTGTGGTACCTGCCAGCCAGTGTGGCTCCCTCATTGGAAAAGGAGGTTGCAAGATCAAGGAGATAAGAGAG AGCACAGGGGCACAGGTCCAGGTGGCAGGAGACATGCTGCCCAACTCGACTGAGAGAGCTATCACCATTGCTGGGATACCACAGTCCATCATCGAGTGCGTCAAACAGATCTGTGTGGTCATGCTGGAG TCTCCCCCGAAGGGTGTTACGATCCCATACCGACCCAAGCCATCCAGCTCTCCGGTCATCTTTGCAGGCGGTCAG GACAGGTACAGCAGCGGCAGTGCAAGCTACCCCCACACCGCCCCATCAATGTGCCTCAactctgacctggagggaccaccTCAAGAG CTGACCAAGCTGCACCAGTTGGCAATGCAACAGTCACACTTTCCAATGTCTCATGGCAACACTGGATTCAGTG GCATTGAATCCAGctctccagaggtgaaaggctatTGGG CAGGTTTGGATGCATCTGCTCAAACTACTTCTCATGAACTCACCATTCCAAATGAT TTGATTGGCTGCATCATCGGGCGTCAAGGCGCCAAAATCAATGAGATCCGCCAGATGTCTGGGGCGCAGATCAAAATTGCCAATCCAGTGGAAGGATCTACTGACAGGCAGGTTACCATAACTGGATCTGCAGCCAGCATTAGCCTGGCCCAGTATCTAATTAATGTCAG TTTAGAAAGCGCTAAACCCTCCTCCCAGACAGCCTCCGTCACGATCCCTGATCACCTCAGCATCAACCTCTCTCAACCCTCCaccccttcttcttcttcctcctccaccaccaccccctcgcTTGCGACAGCAGGGGTCTCCGACGCACCCTCCAGCCTCCCCAACCCTCTTCCGACCGCCCCTTGTGTCTCCAGTCTGCTTGGCATGAAACCCGTCCCTCTCCTGGCTCTAAATGTTGTGTCTGCTGCTAAGGGTACCTCCACCACCTCAGCTGTGCCATGTGTTACTAACAAACTGAAACCGGAAAAACAGAGATTCTCTCCTTACTGA
- the PCBP2 gene encoding poly(rC)-binding protein 2 isoform X20 encodes MDTGVIEGGLNVTLTIRLLMHGKEVGSIIGKKGESVKKMREESGARINISEGNCPERIITLAGPTNAIFKAFAMIIDKLEEDISSSMTNSTAASRPPVTLRLVVPASQCGSLIGKGGCKIKEIRESTGAQVQVAGDMLPNSTERAITIAGIPQSIIECVKQICVVMLESPPKGVTIPYRPKPSSSPVIFAGGQAYTIQGQYAIPQPDLTKLHQLAMQQSHFPMSHGNTGFSAGLDASAQTTSHELTIPNDLIGCIIGRQGAKINEIRQMSGAQIKIANPVEGSTDRQVTITGSAASISLAQYLINVRLSSETGGMGSS; translated from the exons ATGGACACCGGTGTTATTGAAGGTGGTTTAAATGTCACACTTACCATTCGACTACTTATGCATGGAAAG GAGGTTGGGAGCATCATTGGGAAG AAAGGAGAATCTGTAAAGAAGATGCGCGAAGAG AGTGGTGCCCGTATTAACATCTCGGAAGGGAACTGCCCAGAACGGATCATCACTCTTGCTGGACCGACCAATGCCATCTTCAAAGCATTTGCTATGATCATTGACAAACTGGAAGAG GACATCAGCAGCTCGATGACCAACAGCACAGCTGCCAGCAGGCCCCCTGTCACCCTGAGGCTTGTGGTACCTGCCAGCCAGTGTGGCTCCCTCATTGGAAAAGGAGGTTGCAAGATCAAGGAGATAAGAGAG AGCACAGGGGCACAGGTCCAGGTGGCAGGAGACATGCTGCCCAACTCGACTGAGAGAGCTATCACCATTGCTGGGATACCACAGTCCATCATCGAGTGCGTCAAACAGATCTGTGTGGTCATGCTGGAG TCTCCCCCGAAGGGTGTTACGATCCCATACCGACCCAAGCCATCCAGCTCTCCGGTCATCTTTGCAGGCGGTCAG GCCTATACCATTCAAGGACAGTATGCCATTCCACAGCCAGAT CTGACCAAGCTGCACCAGTTGGCAATGCAACAGTCACACTTTCCAATGTCTCATGGCAACACTGGATTCAGTG CAGGTTTGGATGCATCTGCTCAAACTACTTCTCATGAACTCACCATTCCAAATGAT TTGATTGGCTGCATCATCGGGCGTCAAGGCGCCAAAATCAATGAGATCCGCCAGATGTCTGGGGCGCAGATCAAAATTGCCAATCCAGTGGAAGGATCTACTGACAGGCAGGTTACCATAACTGGATCTGCAGCCAGCATTAGCCTGGCCCAGTATCTAATTAATGTCAG